The Metabacillus schmidteae nucleotide sequence TGCACCTCATAAAACACATCAAAGGATTTCGCCTCTTCACCACTTTGGATAACATATTTATATGTTGTGTAATGTGGACTTACCATGTTAACTAAACTCTCTCCATAGAGCTTATCAACATTAGAATCAGTTACTATTAAAATCTTTGATGGAGATAGATCGTTTAGAATCGTCGTAAGTTCAGTTGTTGCATTTGCACCAACAAGCACAGGATACTCTAAATCTGTTGTTTTAACTTTAATTGATTGCATTAGAAATCCCTCGTGTGTTTTCTCATTGCTTCAATATTTTCTTTAATTAAATCCATACGATCAGTACCAAATTGTTCCACGATCGCATTAGCAATTTCCCAGGCTACAACAGCTTCAGCAACTACACTTGCTGCAGGAACTGCACAACTATCGGAACGTTCAATACTTGCAGTAAACGGTTCCTTGGTTTCAATGTCCACACTTTGCAGGGGTTTATAAAGAGTTGGAATTGGCTTCATTACTCCTCTTACAACAACTGGCATTCCAGTAGTCATGCCTCCCTCAAATCCTCCTAGACGATTCGTTTTTCTTGTGTATCCATCTTCTTCAGACCAGATGATCTCATCGTGAACTTGACTGCCGAATTTACGTGCTGCTTCAAACCCGATTCCAAATTCAACACCTTTAAACGCATTGATACTAACAATAGCACCTGCTATTTTACTATCAAGTTTACGGTCATAATGTACGTAACTACCGATACCAGCCGGTAAACCTTCCACAACAACCTCAACTACACCGCCAATTGAGTCGCCATTTGCCTTTGCATTGTCAATTGCTTCCATCATTTTTGATTCTGTCTCGCGATCATAGCATCTTACAGGAGACTCCTCAGTCACTGCCAATAAATCATCAGTATTTTGATAATTTATATTTTCAGCGCGTACTCCACCAATTTCCAATACATGACCAACAACTTTAATATTTAGTTCAGATAGGATTTGTTTTGCTAACGACCCAACTGCTACTCTTACGGTCGTTTCACGTGCCGAGGAGCGCTCGAGAACATTACGCATATCTCGATGACCATATTTCATTGCACCGACAAGGTCCGCATGACCAGGACGAGGACGAGTAATTTGGCGTTTTACTTCTTTTTCCTCTTCTTCTGAAATTGGCTCTGCCCCCATGATCTTTGTCCAATGTTTCCAATCATTATTTTCGACAACTAAAGATATTGGTGAACCCAGCGCCTTTCCATGTCTTACTCCACCTAAAATTTGTACTTGGTCTTTTTCAATTTGCATTCTTCTGCCTCGACCATATCCCTTTTGTCTTCTCGCTAAATCAACATTTATAGCTTCTGCTGTTAAATTTAATCCTGACGGCACACCTTCTACAATAGCAGTTAATTGAGGCCCGTGAGATTCTCCAGCTGTTAAATATCTCATTGTTCTCTCTCCCTTCAACGCACTAACGCTTTTAAGTATAAATATAACATAACTTTTTAAAATTAAATAGCAAGTTTTAGTTCTTTTGATAAAAAAATGTATCTGCAGATTTTAAATTAAAACGGTCTGCATTAAAAATTTGTTCTGTACTACCCACGAAGAAAACGCCTTCTTTTTTTAATGCTTGGCTAAATTTTGAGTATAATTTCTCTTTTGCCTCTTCTGTAAAATAAATTAATACATTTCGACAAACAATTAAATCAAAATTAGATTCGAAAGAATCAGATAATAAATTATGTTTTTTAAACTGGACTGTTTTCTTGATTTCTTCACTAACTACATAATTAGTACCATCTTTCTTAAAGTATTTCTTTTTGATATCTTCGGGCACTTCATTTAAGGAACGCTCAGGGTAAATTCCCAATTTTGCTCTGGCTAAAACATTCTCATCAATGTCAGTTGCCAAAACCTTTACTTTGGAAATGGGCATGAACTTTGATAGAATCATGGCAAGAGTATACGGTTCCTCACCTGTTGAACAAGCAGCACTCCAGACTTTTATATTACCGTTTTTTTCTATAAGAGAAGGTAAAATTTTTTCTTCAAGAACTTGCCATCTTTTATAGTTCCGGTAAAACTCTGATACATTAATCGTCATCCGATCTAAAAACTCATAATATAATTCACTTTTTTTAGATATCCCTTCAAAAAAACCAGTAAAACTGGTAAATCCTCTTTTTTCATAAAGTGATACCAGCCTTCTTTTCATTTGTGCTTCTTTATAAAGAGATAGATCGATTCCTGATTTTCTTTTAATATTTTTTATGAACAATTCATAATCCTGGTCAACCATTGTCAACTCTCCTAAAACGTGTCAAAATAACATTTCAATAATACTATATAGTATATCTTAAATTTGTTTGAATTTGCTCAATTTTTTAGAAAAATGCCGAAACATGTAATTAAATAGAAAAAGGGGTTTGAATTTTCACATTCAAACCCCTTTTACATTTATATTTTAATAAATCCAGCTACTTATTGCTTTATTATAGTTTACTAGTTCATTTTCGTTAAAGAATAGATTTATTTCTCTTTCAGCACTTTCGTTTGAATCTGAACCATGAATGATGTTTTTACTTACATACATTGAGTAATCACCGCGTATAGTTCCCGGTTCTGCCTCTTTAGGATTTGTTTTCCCCATTAATTTTCTGGATAGTTCCACGACATTTTCACCTTCCCAGACCATTGCAAAGACAGGTCCAGAAGTGATGAATTTTACTAATTCCTCATAAAAAGGTTTGCCCTTATGTTCTCCATAGTGCTGTTCTGCCAATTCAACAGGAATAGTCATCAATTTTGCACCAACCAAATGAAAACCCTTACTCTCAAATCTACTAACAATTTCCCCAATAAGTTGGCGTTGTACCCCATCAGGTTTAACCATTAAAAATGTTTTTTCCATATATATTCTCCACCCCATAGAAAATTTATGTATAGGCTTTCATACCCAAAAAAATCATATCATGCAGGGTATAAGATTGCAATAACAGGGTGGAGATCTTTAAAATAAAATTTAAAATTTTCTTTTTCCAATATATCTCGCAATGCTATATAGGGTTGACCTTGCTTTATTTTTCGGAAGTTCTTCTAGTACTAGAAAGGCTTTTTGCAAGTACCGATCACTTATTTGGACAGATTTCTCAATAACTCCAGACGAAAGAATCATTTCTAAAACCGGCTCTATATCACCAGCTGTTGTATCGATTGAAATTTTTTCAATTTCCTTTTTAATAGATGAATTTTCAAGAGCAAACAACACAGGTAAAGTGATATTTCCTTGTAAGAGATCACTTCCAACCGGTTTACCGAGCTCCTCTGCGGTAGAGGTAAAATCTAAAATGTCATCTGTAATTTGGAATGACATGCCAACATAGTAACCAAACCAGTATAATTTCTTATGAATTTCTTCAGATGTCCCTGAGGAAATTGCTCCTAATTGACAGCTTACAGCAATTAAAAGCGCCGTCTT carries:
- the aroC gene encoding chorismate synthase translates to MRYLTAGESHGPQLTAIVEGVPSGLNLTAEAINVDLARRQKGYGRGRRMQIEKDQVQILGGVRHGKALGSPISLVVENNDWKHWTKIMGAEPISEEEEKEVKRQITRPRPGHADLVGAMKYGHRDMRNVLERSSARETTVRVAVGSLAKQILSELNIKVVGHVLEIGGVRAENINYQNTDDLLAVTEESPVRCYDRETESKMMEAIDNAKANGDSIGGVVEVVVEGLPAGIGSYVHYDRKLDSKIAGAIVSINAFKGVEFGIGFEAARKFGSQVHDEIIWSEEDGYTRKTNRLGGFEGGMTTGMPVVVRGVMKPIPTLYKPLQSVDIETKEPFTASIERSDSCAVPAASVVAEAVVAWEIANAIVEQFGTDRMDLIKENIEAMRKHTRDF
- a CDS encoding CheR family methyltransferase; amino-acid sequence: MVDQDYELFIKNIKRKSGIDLSLYKEAQMKRRLVSLYEKRGFTSFTGFFEGISKKSELYYEFLDRMTINVSEFYRNYKRWQVLEEKILPSLIEKNGNIKVWSAACSTGEEPYTLAMILSKFMPISKVKVLATDIDENVLARAKLGIYPERSLNEVPEDIKKKYFKKDGTNYVVSEEIKKTVQFKKHNLLSDSFESNFDLIVCRNVLIYFTEEAKEKLYSKFSQALKKEGVFFVGSTEQIFNADRFNLKSADTFFYQKN
- the ndk gene encoding nucleoside-diphosphate kinase; protein product: MEKTFLMVKPDGVQRQLIGEIVSRFESKGFHLVGAKLMTIPVELAEQHYGEHKGKPFYEELVKFITSGPVFAMVWEGENVVELSRKLMGKTNPKEAEPGTIRGDYSMYVSKNIIHGSDSNESAEREINLFFNENELVNYNKAISSWIY